A section of the Carya illinoinensis cultivar Pawnee chromosome 12, C.illinoinensisPawnee_v1, whole genome shotgun sequence genome encodes:
- the LOC122289462 gene encoding CCR4-NOT transcription complex subunit 9-like isoform X1, whose protein sequence is MSNLPQSLSMNAPFGGPSVSVPSAPGAPANKDRKMASAEHLVLDLSNPELRENALLELSKNKELFQDLAPSLWNSFGTIAALIQEIVSIYPVLSPPNLTPAQSNRVCNALALLQCVASHPDTRMLFLNAHIPLYLYPFLNTTSKSRPFEYLRLTSLGVIGALVKVDDTEVISFLLSTEIIPLCLRTMEMGSELSKTVATFIVQKILLDDVGLDYICTTAERFFAVGRVLGNMVAALAEQPSSRLLKHIIRCYLRLSDNPRACDALRSCLPDMLRDATFSGCLREDPTTRRWLQQLLHNVGVNRVPALQAGGGFDHMMVN, encoded by the exons ATGTCGAACCTGCCCCAATCGCTCTCCATGAACGCGCCCTTCGGAGGTCCGAGCGTGTCGGTCCCAAGCGCTCCCGGAGCTCCGGCAAACAAGGACCGGAAAATGGCCTCGGCCGAGCACTTGGTCCTCGACCTCAGCAACCCTGAACTCCGAGAGAACGCTCTTCTCGAACTCTCTAAG AACAAGGAATTATTTCAAGATTTGGCTCCTTCCCTGTGGAATTCTTTTGGTACTATTGCTGCACTTATACAG GAGATAGTTTCAATATACCCCGTTTTATCACCACCAAATCTAACTCCTGCACAATCAAATCGAGTTTGTAATGCTCTTGCCCTTCTTCAG TGTGTAGCCTCTCATCCAGACACAAGGATGTTGTTCCTCAATG CTCATATACCATTATATCTGTACCCCTTCCTTAATACAACAAGCAAGTCAAGGCCGTTTGAGTACTTGAGGCTGACTAGTTTGGGTGTCATTGGTGCCTTGGTAAAG GTTGATGATACAGAAGTTATTAGCTTCCTTCTCTCAACAGAAATAATTCCATTGTGCCTACGCACTATGGAAATGGGTAGTGAATTGTCAAAAACA GTTGCCACATTTATAGTTCAGAAAATTCTGTTGGATGATGTGGGCTTGGATTATATTTGTACCACCGCAGAACGGTTTTTTGCAGTAGGTCGAGTTTTGGGGAACATGGTTGCAGCCCTTGCTGAGCAACCCTCATCCCGTCTGTTGAAGCATATCATTCGATGCTATCTTCGATTGTCAGATAATCCAAG GGCTTGTGATGCATTAAGAAGTTGCCTTCCCGACATGCTAAGAGATGCTACATTCAGTGGTTGCCTTCGG GAAGATCCCACAACAAGGAGGTGGCTACAACAGTTGCTTCACAATGTCGGAGTAAATCGGGTTCCGGCACTTCAAGCCGGGGGAGGATTTGATCATATGATGGTgaactaa
- the LOC122289461 gene encoding ribonuclease 3-like protein 2 isoform X2 yields the protein MEASVGAVEHIISYSFTDKTLLEEALTHSSYTDFRSYQRLEFVGDAALGLAFTNYVFLAYPQLDPGQLSLLRASNISTEKLARVAVRHRLYRYLRHKSAAIDDKVKEFVDAVSKEDDTAIYGGSVKAPKILADIVESVAAAIYIDINFDLQRLWVIFRGLLEPIITLEELQQQPQPVTMLFELCQKQGKRVDIKHWRKGAKNIASVYVNGVFVASGSSEQKEMSRLDAAKQALHKLSQSMPINIGPPQFSVELNGSFEIEGAKQKLHELCIMKKWPKPIYSLLPFLPVADPLTRPDRRHPACVANTTPTKKFPSSQ from the exons ATGGAGGCGTCTGTCGGAGCTGTAGAGCATATCATTTCCTACAGCTTCACGGACAAAACGCTTCTTGAAGAAGCCCTGACCCACTCCTCCTACACCGACTTCCGTTCCTACCAGCGACTCGAATTCGTCGGCGACGCTGCCCTCGGCCTCGCTTTCACCAATTACGTCTTCCTCGCCTACCCTCAGCTCGATCCCGGTCAGCTCTCCCTCCTACGAGCCTCCAATATCAGCACCGAGAAACTTGCTCGCGTTGCCGTCCGACACCGCCTCTACCGCTACCTTAGGCACAAATCCGCCGCTATTGATGATAAG gTTAAAGAGTTTGTTGATGCAGTCAGTAAGGAAGATGATACGGCTATATATGGTGGTTCTGTAAAAGCCCCTAAGATTCTTGCTGACATTGTAGAGTCTGTGGCGGCAGCTATATACATTGACATCAATTTTGACCTGCAAAGATTATGGGTG ATTTTTAGGGGTCTCTTGGAGCCTATTATTACTCTTGAAGAATTGCAGCAACAACCCCAACCTGTTACAATGCTGTTTGAGCTGTGTCAGAAGCAAGGGAAGAGAGTTGATATCAAGCATTGGAGAAAGGGGGCAAAGAATATTGCTAGTGTATATGTCAATGGGGTGTTTGTTGCTTCGGGTTCGTCCGAGCAGAAGGAAATGTCAAGGCTTGATGCTGCAAAGCAAGCTTTGCATAAGTTATCACAGTCCATGCCCATTAACATTGGGCCACCTCAATTTTCGGTTGAGCTTAATGGATCATTTGAGATCGAAGGTGCGAAACAAAAGTTGCATGAGCTATGCATCATGAAAAAGTGGCCGAAGCCTATTTACAG CCTTCTTCCTTtccttcccgtcgccgaccCGTTGACCCGCCCAGACCGCCGCCATCCGGCCTgcgtggccaacaccacccctaccaaaaaATTCCCCTCTAGCCAGTGA
- the LOC122289463 gene encoding uncharacterized membrane protein YuiD-like isoform X1 — MLFRKVDLSNLTQLPHLFLSLSDMDEVMTAGDASSSFRSASSEPSIIPSNLPLLSAFLAFALAQFLKLFTTWFKEKRWDSRRMLGSGGMPSSHSATVSALAVAIGLQEGTGGPAFAIAVVLACVVMYDASGVRLHAGRQAELLNQIVCELPPEHPVSNVRPLRDSLGHTPFQVCWSCLVYICADEVIGMVLMSTTL, encoded by the exons ATGCTTTTCCGAAAGGTGGATCTCTCCAATCTAACTCAATTACCACATCtgtttctatctctctctgaCATGGACGAAGTGATGACGGCTGGTGACGCGTCGTCGAGCTTCCGATCTGCATCATCTGAGCCGTCCATCATCCCCTCCAACCTCCCTCTCCTCTCCGCTTTCCTCGCTTTCGCTCTCGCCCAGTTTCTCAAGCTCTTCACCACCTG GTTCAAGGAGAAGAGATGGGATTCAAGAAGGATGCTTGGATCAGGTGGAATGCCCTCATCACATTCAGCAACCGTGTCAGCTCTAGCGGTTGCCATTGGCTTGCAAGAAGGAACTGGAGGACCAGCATTTGCTATTGCAGTGGTCTTGGCATGTGTT GTAATGTATGATGCTTCTGGAGTAAGACTTCACGCTGGTCGCCAAGCTGAA TTACTAAATCAAATTGTGTGCGAACTACCTCCGGAACACCCGGTCTCTAATGTTAGACCTCTACGAGATTCACTCGGTCATACTCCGTTTCAGGTTTGTTGGTCTTGTTTGGTTTACATTTGTGCAGATGAAGTTATTGGTATGGTCCTCATGTCAACTACATTGTAG
- the LOC122289461 gene encoding ribonuclease 3-like protein 2 isoform X4 has protein sequence MEASVGAVEHIISYSFTDKTLLEEALTHSSYTDFRSYQRLEFVGDAALGLAFTNYVFLAYPQLDPGQLSLLRASNISTEKLARVAVRHRLYRYLRHKSAAIDDKVKEFVDAVSKEDDTAIYGGSVKAPKILADIVESVAAAIYIDINFDLQRLWVIFRGLLEPIITLEELQQQPQPVTMLFELCQKQGKRVDIKHWRKGAKNIASVYVNGVFVASGSSEQKEMSRLDAAKQALHKLSQSMPINIGPPQFSVELNGSFEIEGAKQKLHELCIMKKWPKPIYRF, from the exons ATGGAGGCGTCTGTCGGAGCTGTAGAGCATATCATTTCCTACAGCTTCACGGACAAAACGCTTCTTGAAGAAGCCCTGACCCACTCCTCCTACACCGACTTCCGTTCCTACCAGCGACTCGAATTCGTCGGCGACGCTGCCCTCGGCCTCGCTTTCACCAATTACGTCTTCCTCGCCTACCCTCAGCTCGATCCCGGTCAGCTCTCCCTCCTACGAGCCTCCAATATCAGCACCGAGAAACTTGCTCGCGTTGCCGTCCGACACCGCCTCTACCGCTACCTTAGGCACAAATCCGCCGCTATTGATGATAAG gTTAAAGAGTTTGTTGATGCAGTCAGTAAGGAAGATGATACGGCTATATATGGTGGTTCTGTAAAAGCCCCTAAGATTCTTGCTGACATTGTAGAGTCTGTGGCGGCAGCTATATACATTGACATCAATTTTGACCTGCAAAGATTATGGGTG ATTTTTAGGGGTCTCTTGGAGCCTATTATTACTCTTGAAGAATTGCAGCAACAACCCCAACCTGTTACAATGCTGTTTGAGCTGTGTCAGAAGCAAGGGAAGAGAGTTGATATCAAGCATTGGAGAAAGGGGGCAAAGAATATTGCTAGTGTATATGTCAATGGGGTGTTTGTTGCTTCGGGTTCGTCCGAGCAGAAGGAAATGTCAAGGCTTGATGCTGCAAAGCAAGCTTTGCATAAGTTATCACAGTCCATGCCCATTAACATTGGGCCACCTCAATTTTCGGTTGAGCTTAATGGATCATTTGAGATCGAAGGTGCGAAACAAAAGTTGCATGAGCTATGCATCATGAAAAAGTGGCCGAAGCCTATTTACAG attttga
- the LOC122289462 gene encoding CCR4-NOT transcription complex subunit 9-like isoform X2, translating to MSNLPQSLSMNAPFGGPSVSVPSAPGAPANKDRKMASAEHLVLDLSNPELRENALLELSKKREIFQDLAPLLWNSFGTIAALLQEIVSIYPVLSPPNLTPAQSNRVCNALALLQCVASHPDTRMLFLNAHIPLYLYPFLNTTSKSRPFEYLRLTSLGVIGALVKVDDTEVISFLLSTEIIPLCLRTMEMGSELSKTVATFIVQKILLDDVGLDYICTTAERFFAVGRVLGNMVAALAEQPSSRLLKHIIRCYLRLSDNPRACDALRSCLPDMLRDATFSGCLREDPTTRRWLQQLLHNVGVNRVPALQAGGGFDHMMVN from the exons ATGTCGAACCTGCCCCAATCGCTCTCCATGAACGCGCCCTTCGGAGGTCCGAGCGTGTCGGTCCCAAGCGCTCCCGGAGCTCCGGCAAACAAGGACCGGAAAATGGCCTCGGCCGAGCACTTGGTCCTCGACCTCAGCAACCCTGAACTCCGAGAGAACGCTCTTCTCGAACTCTCTAAG aaGAGAGAAATATTTCAAGATTTGGCTCCATTGTTGTGGAATTCTTTTGGTACTATTGCTGCACTTTTACAG GAGATAGTTTCAATATACCCCGTTTTATCACCACCAAATCTAACTCCTGCACAATCAAATCGAGTTTGTAATGCTCTTGCCCTTCTTCAG TGTGTAGCCTCTCATCCAGACACAAGGATGTTGTTCCTCAATG CTCATATACCATTATATCTGTACCCCTTCCTTAATACAACAAGCAAGTCAAGGCCGTTTGAGTACTTGAGGCTGACTAGTTTGGGTGTCATTGGTGCCTTGGTAAAG GTTGATGATACAGAAGTTATTAGCTTCCTTCTCTCAACAGAAATAATTCCATTGTGCCTACGCACTATGGAAATGGGTAGTGAATTGTCAAAAACA GTTGCCACATTTATAGTTCAGAAAATTCTGTTGGATGATGTGGGCTTGGATTATATTTGTACCACCGCAGAACGGTTTTTTGCAGTAGGTCGAGTTTTGGGGAACATGGTTGCAGCCCTTGCTGAGCAACCCTCATCCCGTCTGTTGAAGCATATCATTCGATGCTATCTTCGATTGTCAGATAATCCAAG GGCTTGTGATGCATTAAGAAGTTGCCTTCCCGACATGCTAAGAGATGCTACATTCAGTGGTTGCCTTCGG GAAGATCCCACAACAAGGAGGTGGCTACAACAGTTGCTTCACAATGTCGGAGTAAATCGGGTTCCGGCACTTCAAGCCGGGGGAGGATTTGATCATATGATGGTgaactaa
- the LOC122289461 gene encoding ribonuclease 3-like protein 2 isoform X3 has translation MEASVGAVEHIISYSFTDKTLLEEALTHSSYTDFRSYQRLEFVGDAALGLAFTNYVFLAYPQLDPGQLSLLRASNISTEKLARVAVRHRLYRYLRHKSAAIDDKVKEFVDAVSKEDDTAIYGGSVKAPKILADIVESVAAAIYIDINFDLQRLWVIFRGLLEPIITLEELQQQPQPVTMLFELCQKQGKRVDIKHWRKGAKNIASVYVNGVFVASGSSEQKEMSRLDAAKQALHKLSQSMPINIGPPQFSVELNGSFEIEGAKQKLHELCIMKKWPKPIYSRF, from the exons ATGGAGGCGTCTGTCGGAGCTGTAGAGCATATCATTTCCTACAGCTTCACGGACAAAACGCTTCTTGAAGAAGCCCTGACCCACTCCTCCTACACCGACTTCCGTTCCTACCAGCGACTCGAATTCGTCGGCGACGCTGCCCTCGGCCTCGCTTTCACCAATTACGTCTTCCTCGCCTACCCTCAGCTCGATCCCGGTCAGCTCTCCCTCCTACGAGCCTCCAATATCAGCACCGAGAAACTTGCTCGCGTTGCCGTCCGACACCGCCTCTACCGCTACCTTAGGCACAAATCCGCCGCTATTGATGATAAG gTTAAAGAGTTTGTTGATGCAGTCAGTAAGGAAGATGATACGGCTATATATGGTGGTTCTGTAAAAGCCCCTAAGATTCTTGCTGACATTGTAGAGTCTGTGGCGGCAGCTATATACATTGACATCAATTTTGACCTGCAAAGATTATGGGTG ATTTTTAGGGGTCTCTTGGAGCCTATTATTACTCTTGAAGAATTGCAGCAACAACCCCAACCTGTTACAATGCTGTTTGAGCTGTGTCAGAAGCAAGGGAAGAGAGTTGATATCAAGCATTGGAGAAAGGGGGCAAAGAATATTGCTAGTGTATATGTCAATGGGGTGTTTGTTGCTTCGGGTTCGTCCGAGCAGAAGGAAATGTCAAGGCTTGATGCTGCAAAGCAAGCTTTGCATAAGTTATCACAGTCCATGCCCATTAACATTGGGCCACCTCAATTTTCGGTTGAGCTTAATGGATCATTTGAGATCGAAGGTGCGAAACAAAAGTTGCATGAGCTATGCATCATGAAAAAGTGGCCGAAGCCTATTTACAG tagattttga
- the LOC122289461 gene encoding ribonuclease 3-like protein 2 isoform X1 — protein MEASVGAVEHIISYSFTDKTLLEEALTHSSYTDFRSYQRLEFVGDAALGLAFTNYVFLAYPQLDPGQLSLLRASNISTEKLARVAVRHRLYRYLRHKSAAIDDKVKEFVDAVSKEDDTAIYGGSVKAPKILADIVESVAAAIYIDINFDLQRLWVIFRGLLEPIITLEELQQQPQPVTMLFELCQKQGKRVDIKHWRKGAKNIASVYVNGVFVASGSSEQKEMSRLDAAKQALHKLSQSMPINIGPPQFSVELNGSFEIEGAKQKLHELCIMKKWPKPIYRIEKDGGPPHERKFVCSVQVATIGGTFFMVGDEKSRVKEADSSAASYLIRALHESNYL, from the exons ATGGAGGCGTCTGTCGGAGCTGTAGAGCATATCATTTCCTACAGCTTCACGGACAAAACGCTTCTTGAAGAAGCCCTGACCCACTCCTCCTACACCGACTTCCGTTCCTACCAGCGACTCGAATTCGTCGGCGACGCTGCCCTCGGCCTCGCTTTCACCAATTACGTCTTCCTCGCCTACCCTCAGCTCGATCCCGGTCAGCTCTCCCTCCTACGAGCCTCCAATATCAGCACCGAGAAACTTGCTCGCGTTGCCGTCCGACACCGCCTCTACCGCTACCTTAGGCACAAATCCGCCGCTATTGATGATAAG gTTAAAGAGTTTGTTGATGCAGTCAGTAAGGAAGATGATACGGCTATATATGGTGGTTCTGTAAAAGCCCCTAAGATTCTTGCTGACATTGTAGAGTCTGTGGCGGCAGCTATATACATTGACATCAATTTTGACCTGCAAAGATTATGGGTG ATTTTTAGGGGTCTCTTGGAGCCTATTATTACTCTTGAAGAATTGCAGCAACAACCCCAACCTGTTACAATGCTGTTTGAGCTGTGTCAGAAGCAAGGGAAGAGAGTTGATATCAAGCATTGGAGAAAGGGGGCAAAGAATATTGCTAGTGTATATGTCAATGGGGTGTTTGTTGCTTCGGGTTCGTCCGAGCAGAAGGAAATGTCAAGGCTTGATGCTGCAAAGCAAGCTTTGCATAAGTTATCACAGTCCATGCCCATTAACATTGGGCCACCTCAATTTTCGGTTGAGCTTAATGGATCATTTGAGATCGAAGGTGCGAAACAAAAGTTGCATGAGCTATGCATCATGAAAAAGTGGCCGAAGCCTATTTACAG AATTGAGAAGGACGGGGGTCCACCACATGAGAGGAAATTTGTATGCTCTGTTCAAGTAGCAACCATAGGAGGTACTTTCTTTATGGTGGGAGATGAAAAGTCAAGAGTAAAGGAAGCAGATAGTTCCGCAGCTTCATATTTAATTCGTGCCTTACATGAATCGAATTACCTATGA
- the LOC122289463 gene encoding uncharacterized membrane protein YuiD-like isoform X2, whose translation MLFRKVDLSNLTQLPHLFLSLSDMDEVMTAGDASSSFRSASSEPSIIPSNLPLLSAFLAFALAQFLKLFTTWFKEKRWDSRRMLGSGGMPSSHSATVSALAVAIGLQEGTGGPAFAIAVVLACVVMYDASGVRLHAGRQAELLNQIVCELPPEHPVSNVRPLRDSLGHTPFQVVAGAMLGCMVAFLMKSSI comes from the exons ATGCTTTTCCGAAAGGTGGATCTCTCCAATCTAACTCAATTACCACATCtgtttctatctctctctgaCATGGACGAAGTGATGACGGCTGGTGACGCGTCGTCGAGCTTCCGATCTGCATCATCTGAGCCGTCCATCATCCCCTCCAACCTCCCTCTCCTCTCCGCTTTCCTCGCTTTCGCTCTCGCCCAGTTTCTCAAGCTCTTCACCACCTG GTTCAAGGAGAAGAGATGGGATTCAAGAAGGATGCTTGGATCAGGTGGAATGCCCTCATCACATTCAGCAACCGTGTCAGCTCTAGCGGTTGCCATTGGCTTGCAAGAAGGAACTGGAGGACCAGCATTTGCTATTGCAGTGGTCTTGGCATGTGTT GTAATGTATGATGCTTCTGGAGTAAGACTTCACGCTGGTCGCCAAGCTGAA TTACTAAATCAAATTGTGTGCGAACTACCTCCGGAACACCCGGTCTCTAATGTTAGACCTCTACGAGATTCACTCGGTCATACTCCGTTTCAG GTCGTTGCAGGTGCGATGTTGGGTTGTATGGTCGCATTCCTCATGAAAAGTTCCATTTAG
- the LOC122290260 gene encoding lignin-forming anionic peroxidase-like, whose product MAFTSSTCTCLIFAILLFLSNMQSEAHLYSKFYDYTCPKALSTIRAATRRAISRERRMAASLIRLHFHDCFVQGCDASILLDDAPSISSEKKARNNNNSTRGYEVIDDVKAQVESICPGIVSCADIVAVAARDASVAVGGPTWTVKLGRRDSTTANVNIAESNLPKFTDPLEDLIKLFHDKGLSKRDMVALSGSHTIGQARCVTFSQRIHNNTSDIDADFARTRKRKCSLDEDSSQNLAPLDLVTPNAFDNNYFKNLIKKKGLLESDQILFSGGSTDSIVWEYSKKPSTFKADFAAAMVRMGEIDPITGFKGQIRKRCNVVNY is encoded by the exons ATGGCCTTTACTAGTAGTACTTGCACTTGCTTAATTTTTGCTATATTGTTGTTTCTCTCAAACATGCAATCCGAAGCAcatttatattctaaattttacGACTACACATGTCCAAAAGCACTCAGTACGATCCGGGCAGCTACAAGGAGAGCCATTTCTCGTGAGCGAAGGATGGCAGCATCGCTCATTCGACTCCATTTCCACGATTGTTTTGTTCAA GGTTGTGATGCATCAATCTTGCTTGATGATGCACCCTCGATCTCGAGCGAGAAAAAGgcgagaaataataacaattcaACCAGAGGATATGAAGTCATTGATGATGTCAAGGCCCAAGTGGAGAGCATTTGTCCTGGCATTGTTTCATGTGCAGATATTGTTGCAGTTGCAGCTCGCGATGCATCTGTCGCT GTCGGTGGACCAACATGGACGGTAAAACTTGGAAGAAGAGACTCTACCACAGCCAACGTCAACATAGCTGAGAGCAACCTTCCAAAATTTACAGATCCCCTTGAAGATCTAATTAAATTGTTTCATGACAAAGGTTTGAGTAAAAGAGACATGGTTGCCCTTTCAG GATCACATACAATTGGTCAAGCAAGATGTGTGACTTTTAGTCAAAGGATTCATAACAACACAAGTGATATTGATGCTGACTTTGCTAGAACTAGAAAGCGCAAGTGCTCACTTGATGAAGATAGCAGCCAGAATTTAGCACCACTTGATTTGGTGACACCCAATGCTTTTGATAATAACTACTTCAAGAATCTCATTAAGAAGAAGGGTCTTCTTGAATCAGATCAAATACTATTTAGTGGAGGATCAACAGACAGCATTGTTTGGGAATATAGCAAGAAGCCTTCAACTTTCAAAGCTGATTTTGCTGCTGCCATGGTGAGGATGGGAGAAATCGATCCCATCACAGGTTTTAAAGGACAAATAAGAAAACGTTGCAATGTTGTCAACTACTAA
- the LOC122289462 gene encoding CCR4-NOT transcription complex subunit 9-like isoform X3: MSNLPQSLSMNAPFGGPSVSVPSAPGAPANKDRKMASAEHLVLDLSNPELRENALLELSKREIFQDLAPLLWNSFGTIAALLQEIVSIYPVLSPPNLTPAQSNRVCNALALLQCVASHPDTRMLFLNAHIPLYLYPFLNTTSKSRPFEYLRLTSLGVIGALVKVDDTEVISFLLSTEIIPLCLRTMEMGSELSKTVATFIVQKILLDDVGLDYICTTAERFFAVGRVLGNMVAALAEQPSSRLLKHIIRCYLRLSDNPRACDALRSCLPDMLRDATFSGCLREDPTTRRWLQQLLHNVGVNRVPALQAGGGFDHMMVN; this comes from the exons ATGTCGAACCTGCCCCAATCGCTCTCCATGAACGCGCCCTTCGGAGGTCCGAGCGTGTCGGTCCCAAGCGCTCCCGGAGCTCCGGCAAACAAGGACCGGAAAATGGCCTCGGCCGAGCACTTGGTCCTCGACCTCAGCAACCCTGAACTCCGAGAGAACGCTCTTCTCGAACTCTCTAAG AGAGAAATATTTCAAGATTTGGCTCCATTGTTGTGGAATTCTTTTGGTACTATTGCTGCACTTTTACAG GAGATAGTTTCAATATACCCCGTTTTATCACCACCAAATCTAACTCCTGCACAATCAAATCGAGTTTGTAATGCTCTTGCCCTTCTTCAG TGTGTAGCCTCTCATCCAGACACAAGGATGTTGTTCCTCAATG CTCATATACCATTATATCTGTACCCCTTCCTTAATACAACAAGCAAGTCAAGGCCGTTTGAGTACTTGAGGCTGACTAGTTTGGGTGTCATTGGTGCCTTGGTAAAG GTTGATGATACAGAAGTTATTAGCTTCCTTCTCTCAACAGAAATAATTCCATTGTGCCTACGCACTATGGAAATGGGTAGTGAATTGTCAAAAACA GTTGCCACATTTATAGTTCAGAAAATTCTGTTGGATGATGTGGGCTTGGATTATATTTGTACCACCGCAGAACGGTTTTTTGCAGTAGGTCGAGTTTTGGGGAACATGGTTGCAGCCCTTGCTGAGCAACCCTCATCCCGTCTGTTGAAGCATATCATTCGATGCTATCTTCGATTGTCAGATAATCCAAG GGCTTGTGATGCATTAAGAAGTTGCCTTCCCGACATGCTAAGAGATGCTACATTCAGTGGTTGCCTTCGG GAAGATCCCACAACAAGGAGGTGGCTACAACAGTTGCTTCACAATGTCGGAGTAAATCGGGTTCCGGCACTTCAAGCCGGGGGAGGATTTGATCATATGATGGTgaactaa
- the LOC122289118 gene encoding stigma-specific STIG1-like protein 1, whose protein sequence is MGAVKVIVIIAITMALSIALAMKSIGEVEEKMPFPHTETSYDYPKELPIKEKKVLQLPSKRVISRFLAERNRNAADHCNKDEEICYVKEGTNYTCCNNKCVDLSTDKDNCGACKKKCKYTHECCRGECVDVAYDKRHCGSCNRPCKTGEYCFYGLCNYA, encoded by the coding sequence atgggGGCTGTGAAGGTCATCGTGATCATCGCCATAACCATGGCTTTGTCCATTGCTCTGGCCATGAAAAGCATTGGCGAAGTGGAGGAAAAGATGCCTTTTCCACACACTGAGACTTCTTACGATTATCCGAAAGAGCTGCCCATTAAGGAAAAGAAAGTACTGCAGCTGCCTTCAAAAAGGGTGATCAGTCGCTTCCTTGCTGAGAGGAACCGAAATGCAGCCGACCACTGCAACAAGGACGAGGAAATATGTTATGTCAAAGAAGGCACAAACTACACCTGCTGCAACAACAAGTGCGTGGACTTGTCCACTGACAAAGACAACTGCGGTGCATGCAAGAAAAAGTGCAAGTATACCCACGAGTGTTGCAGAGGGGAGTGCGTGGACGTGGCTTACGACAAGAGGCACTGTGGTTCCTGCAATCGCCCTTGCAAAACAGGCGAATATTGCTTTTACGGACTGTGCAATTATGCGTAA